Genomic window (Onychomys torridus chromosome 5, mOncTor1.1, whole genome shotgun sequence):
TACAAGGCCAGGTTGGGCAATATGCAAGATCCGGTTATCTCGTAATCACCACCAAATGATTTATgcagataaaaaattaaaaaaaaaaaactggaaaaagatACTTTCGCCAAGGTGTGAGGTTTATTTATAAGTATTCTATGAAATGAAAGAATATGCCTAACATCCTTTATCTTAAAAAGGTTACTAGgatacactttttttgtttgttctgttttgtttttggagctgaggatcaaacccagggccttcttatcactgagctaaatccccaacccctaggacacattttataataaatgtttatCAAGAATAACTGAAGACTggcgggaggtggtggtgcacaccattaaccCAGcgctggggggcgggggaggatagaggcaggcacatctctgtgagctcaaggccagcctgggctatggaaagagttccaggacagccaaggctgtttcagagaaatcctgtcttgaaaaaccaaactgcctatttaaaaaaaaaaaaaaaaaacaacccaggataTATTAAGTAATATTTAAGATCCATTCTTTCAAAAGTAGCTTATAGGCAGTTGTTGGACATTGGTGGTGTTCACCTTtaatctctggaggcagagaggcaggtggatctttgtgggttcaaggctagtctgggatacagagcaagttccaggacagccaagactacacaaagaaatcctgtcttgaaaaactaaaaagtagTTTGTAGTAGTTTTCTCTCAAAAATTACAGTTCCATTATTCCACTTGCTTCCTCATGCATTATGCAAGAGCCCCCACTGCAGTAGCAAAGCCATGAAGAAATGAACCACCTCACCTCTTCTACTCTGCACTGAAGCGACagggaagaaaagacaggaaacagaTTAGAGAGAACTCAGACATTTACAAACAAGCTGCATGTCTGAAAGCACTTCTAAATTCAATCATAAAAACaccagaaacagaacaagtcttTAAGTTATTCATTATACTAGAGTCTAAACAAGTAATAGAAATGATCAATGTTAAACAGTATTGaccaagcattttttttttttttttttgctgaattgAAACTACTCAGTTTCTATTTAGAGAAAAATTTCTCACAAAGTTTGTAAGGCTACTTACTAATCTGATTCAAAGTTTCCTGAGGAATCCAGCTCATGTCAACATCATTTTGACTTGACGTGCCCATTTCTACTTTCTGTATGGGTCTCTTGCGCTACAAGAACataaaagacattttcaaaaacaTGTCACAGCACTgtttattctaattttaaaaacattgatCAACATATATAATTTGAGTATCTTAGCAGACAAGttacattcttttgttttcaaacacCCTAACATACATTTTATCTGCTAGAAGGATAAAAACATACTGTCTTTTTAGTGAGTAAAGATGCTTGtgaccaagcttgatgacctgcaTTCCATCCCAGAGTCCCAAATGATAGAAGCAACTTCtccaagttgacctctgacctcctcacatgTGCCAaagtgcacacatgtgaatgcacatatacacatatccacccaaaaataaatagatgtaatagaaaaatgctttaaaaaaataaatcttagccggacggtggtggcacatgcctttaatcccagcactcgggaggcagaggcaggaggatctctgtgagttcgaggccagcctggtctccaaaacgagttccaggaaaggcacaaagctacacagagaaaccctgtctcaggaaaaataaaaacaaacaaacaaacagaaaacaaaaaaaaaacttgggttggggatttagctcagtggtagagctcaaGGCCCTGCCCTCAgctcaatcaaccaatcaatgaataaataaattaattaattaatagatcTTGACTATTTTCAGCCTGTAAAAAGAGCCTAATTTGTTGTTGTACCACTGACAGATCAAATAAGAACACCATTTACCCaataattttctttccatttaggaATTAGATCATAAGATCATAAAATTAAAGTTCCATTTAATTCCATTTTCTCTAGCCTTgctctgaaatttaaaaatctactCTGTGCAGGAAGCtggtgcagtggtgcacacctttaatcccagtacccaaaaggcagagagaggtggatctctatgagtttgagtccagccagTTCTACATAGTAAGCTTCAGGCCAGCTAGATCCATAgttaagactgtctcaaaattctGTGGCCaaagtttataatcccagcacctgggaggacACAGAAGGATCATACCAGGCCAGACAGAAACACACTGGACtttaaggccagccagaactatatagAAAAACCTCTCTCAAAAACCAagggctagggctggagagatggctcagaggttaagagcaccgactgctcttccaaaggtcctgagttcaattcccagcaacgacatggtggctcacaaccatctgttatgagatctggcacccttttctgtgaacataaataaataaatatttaaaaaacaaacaaacaaacaaaaccaagggcTATACTTACAGCTCagtgtagaatgcttgcctagcaggtaGAAACTCTGATAATCTACTTAAACAGTTTTACATAGTCTATAAATTCTGAATACACAAAAAAGTACCTCCTCTCACTAACAATTCTAACCCAAATAAAATTGGTCAGTTACAGATAATCCAATCAATCCATTCATGAGAAAAATGTATTAGGTGGAAGAAAATCTTTCTGACCTCAAGGAACATTACAGTGAGACAGTAGAGATCACTTTAGAGAATAACTAGCACACTAACTGGATTTGTGCACACATCTCAAAACAAATTTAAGCCACACACCCAAAGTCTCATCTCTGGGTACTGTTTTAAAAGGCACAACAAACTACAGTAAGAACTCCAGCGTTTTAGTACTGTAACAGCAGGTTGTGGTTTCCCAGCTGTTCAATCATAATTACCTTTCTAGATTCTAGGAGCTGATGAAGGCCAACAACAACCAGAAGCCCAAGACCAGCAAggaacatatacataaaaattctggtacaaaaaagaaaatacagctcGTGTTAATTCACACATACTatatctaaataaaaacaaaatcctaaCACACACAACAGCTTacactttgtgttttatttcaaaCTCCCAGTTCAAGACAAGTTCAGCAGTTTTGTTTACCTCACATTTATATCCTTTTTCATAACTAGCCTTATAAATCCCTTCAAGTAAGTCACATATAAGTTCACAAATGATCCGACACTCAAAAAAACCATTTCTCAAGAAAAGACCCTATTTTGTGTGATTATCATAGAGACATGTTAGATGGGCTGAAGCTCAACTTAAACAGAAGAGATGTGGGAAGAGAAGTCAACTACTACCTTTGTAAAGGCATTTTTCCAGTTTCAACCATCTTTCCTGACTTGTATTAATAGGCACAAGAAGCACGTAACATACAGACTCTGCAGTTAAGTATTCCAAATCTGCAGGGACCATCATTCTGACCATTTAAAGATGTTCTGCGATCTGAGCACACTGCCCACCAGTtcaatctgtgagctccagataCACAAGGACCTTTTTACTTACGTTTCTCCATCTAACCCATCCTCTCTTTCAATCACTGTAACTGTCTGATTGAAGACAGCATCTTGGAATACATTGCCCTGTTTAAGAAACACACATTGAAAACACATATGAGACGTGCTGAAAGAGTAAAAGTGACAAGTGTTCTTACAACTGTTATCCTGCTAGACTTAACTTTCCCATCAGTCATAGGGACAATAAACCACATGTAACCGCATAACTCAATGCTAGGTACAAAACCTTATGATGTTATTtctcccataaaataaaaatgcccagAAACTTGCCAAGACCACCCTCTACTTTCTTCAGggagcagggaggtggtggcttCAGGAGCCAGGACAGCAGTGAAGGTCACAAAGCACTGGTAGGAAGAAGTAGCACACAGAGCTCCTCAGTGGCAGCTGCAGGAGCAGACTACTTACAAAGCAAACCTGGACAAAGTCAGGTCCATGATCTACACTGCACTGGAATGGAGACCAATTCCACTCTAAGGAATGGACCAGTGATTTATTTCTAGTtccaaagtatttttttctattatcatctTAAAACAATTTTGACAATTTAACAAAACTTTAGTTTTCTAGTACAGGGAGCCACCAGACATACAACAGCTGTTGTTCCACGAATGTAGCACTTTAAAACTGAACCTAACTCAATTCAATCCTACTAGAACACAAGATGAACACATTAATGGGGTGAGGGAAGAAGGTGGAACCCACTCCTCAAAGGATGCTCTTGAGAAAGGAAATTGGATAAACACAGCCTCATACAATAGAGTTGTCACTTGGGGTCTCTGCCCTACAGTGGGGGACTCCTCTCAGGCTTAAATGAAATTAACACATAAACTTTGCTGCTAAAACTGTATTTAAAAGtgggttgtttctgtttttggagacagggtatctctgtgtagttttggtgcctatcctggatctcttgctctgtagaccaggctggcctcgaactcacagagatccatctggttctgccttccaagtgctggaattaaaggtatatgccactgccacccagcaaaaGTGGGTTGTATTTTATCTATGAGTATATAAAAGAGCAAAACTGTAACCAATATTTAGAAGCATTTAAATGGGCAAAATGTCTACAACACAGAACAAACCATTCAGTAGCATCTAAGTAAGAGGCAGACTCCACTTCACACTTACTTGCCCTTGTCAAGATCCAGCTCAAGTCACTTTCCCACACACATAACAGCAACACCTAGTACCACAGAGCTCAGGTATGCAGACTTACACTGTGCTACTGCTTATTTCTGGCCATCTCTCTTACCATCTTGTAAATGCAGTTAGATACAGATAGGCAATTCCTTTTGTATTCTTGGTGCCCATTACAGTTTGAACCACAAAATAAGCAGTTATCAGACAGAATACCATTCGACAATGGCCACTGTCCCCTGCAGTctctaacaaaaacaaacacaactcaAAAGGTCTTACGTTCAAATCTTTGTAGTTCAGATTGATGACCAGACCAAAAGGCCGTCCCCCCATGGGCTCTGCAGGAATGAAGGAATACTCAAAAGTCGCCTGTCTCTGGGGTGGCACTATAGTGTTCAGAGGAAGAGCTGTGAAATTCTGGATGTAAAACTGGTAGTCCTGAGGATAACGAAATGAGGCATCTAGAGATTCAACAATAAAATCTTCTGTCCCCTTGTTTGTAAAGCCTACCAGGAACTTCACGATGTTGTTTGCTGGAAAATCTGAGACACAAAATAGGAGGGATGGGAGTGGGTCAGAGCACATTCAGAGTTCAAAAGGAAACACAGACATGGACTTGGTTTCAGAATTCTCTTCACCAGAGCACTCAAGTATGACTACTAGCTCTGAATAATCAGAGCTATACTACAAACTAAAAATCTTTTGTCTGTTCTCTGGGATTCTAATTTAGGAGATAAAGTGGGTATTGCAATTTCAGCCTAATCACATCCAGATTAAGAGGCTAAGAAAATCATAGAAGCAAGATTATCATGCAAGAGGTTTATATAACTCAGTATGTTACTACAAAAATAAATGGGGGAGGGTCATCACACACTTAAATTCCCTTTTCTTAAGTGCTGAGAATAGAATAGGGGCTTTGTACATTCTAGGTATGTAAAGAACTATTGAGTACACCCCCAGCAATCAAATCACTTTTTGCAGGCATAAAGCTAGAATATATAGAAAACAGAACACTTAAGACCAAGAAAATTCATGGCTTCTGATGTTATGTCTTCCATAACACTGTAGACAGCCTAATGGGTTGAACTCCACCTAGAAAAACACAGGCTACAGAACAGACTGG
Coding sequences:
- the Ssr1 gene encoding translocon-associated protein subunit alpha isoform X1 is translated as MRLLPRLLLLFLLAFPAAVLLRGGPGGSLAVAQDLTEDEETVEDSIIEDEDDEAEVEEDEPTDLAEDKEEEDVSGEPEASPSADTTILFVKGEDFPANNIVKFLVGFTNKGTEDFIVESLDASFRYPQDYQFYIQNFTALPLNTIVPPQRQATFEYSFIPAEPMGGRPFGLVINLNYKDLNGNVFQDAVFNQTVTVIEREDGLDGETIFMYMFLAGLGLLVVVGLHQLLESRKRKRPIQKVEMGTSSQNDVDMSWIPQETLNQIMQSRRDKASPRRLPRKRAQKRSVGSDERRKKEVH
- the Ssr1 gene encoding translocon-associated protein subunit alpha isoform X4 encodes the protein MRLLPRLLLLFLLAFPAAVLLRGGPGGSLAVAQDLTEDEETVEDSIIEDEDDEAEVEEDEPTDLAEDKEEEDVSGEPEASPSADTTILFVKGEDFPANNIVKFLVGFTNKGTEDFIVESLDASFRYPQDYQFYIQNFTALPLNTIVPPQRQATFEYSFIPAEPMGGRPFGLVINLNYKDLNGNVFQDAVFNQTVTVIEREDGLDGETIFMYMFLAGLGLLVVVGLHQLLESRKRKRPIQKVEMGTSSQNDVDMSWIPQETLNQINKASPRRLPRKRAQKRSVGSDE
- the Ssr1 gene encoding translocon-associated protein subunit alpha isoform X2, producing the protein MRLLPRLLLLFLLAFPAAVLLRGGPGGSLAVAQDLTEDEETVEDSIIEDEDDEAEVEEDEPTDLAEDKEEEDVSGEPEASPSADTTILFVKGEDFPANNIVKFLVGFTNKGTEDFIVESLDASFRYPQDYQFYIQNFTALPLNTIVPPQRQATFEYSFIPAEPMGGRPFGLVINLNYKDLNGNVFQDAVFNQTVTVIEREDGLDGETIFMYMFLAGLGLLVVVGLHQLLESRKRKRPIQKVEMGTSSQNDVDMSWIPQETLNQINKASPRRLPRKRAQKRSVGSDERRKKEVH
- the Ssr1 gene encoding translocon-associated protein subunit alpha isoform X3, translated to MRLLPRLLLLFLLAFPAAVLLRGGPGGSLAVAQDLTEDEETVEDSIIEDEDDEAEVEEDEPTDLAEDKEEEDVSGEPEASPSADTTILFVKGEDFPANNIVKFLVGFTNKGTEDFIVESLDASFRYPQDYQFYIQNFTALPLNTIVPPQRQATFEYSFIPAEPMGGRPFGLVINLNYKDLNGNVFQDAVFNQTVTVIEREDGLDGETIFMYMFLAGLGLLVVVGLHQLLESRKRKRPIQKVEMGTSSQNDVDMSWIPQETLNQIMQSRRDKASPRRLPRKRAQKRSVGSDE